From a single Microbacterium murale genomic region:
- a CDS encoding YraN family protein, translating to MAAKDDLGRAGEDRAAQHLTTHGYRILDRNWRCAQGEIDIVAEHDGVLGIVEVKTRRTIGFGHPFEAIDERKRQRLWRLGYAWAEEHRDLAGHRMLRLEVIGIVGADPATGTLEHLVDLR from the coding sequence ATGGCAGCGAAAGACGACCTCGGACGTGCAGGTGAAGACCGCGCCGCACAGCACCTGACCACGCACGGATATCGCATCCTCGACCGCAACTGGCGCTGCGCGCAGGGCGAGATCGACATCGTCGCCGAGCACGACGGTGTCCTCGGCATCGTCGAGGTCAAGACCCGGCGCACCATCGGCTTCGGCCACCCTTTCGAGGCGATCGACGAGCGCAAGAGGCAACGACTCTGGCGGCTCGGGTACGCATGGGCAGAAGAGCACCGCGATCTCGCAGGGCATCGGATGCTGCGCCTCGAGGTCATCGGAATCGTCGGCGCTGATCCTGCGACGGGCACGCTCGAGCATCTGGTGGATCTGCGATGA
- a CDS encoding DUF2469 family protein: protein MDEEAFDDYDRELELALFREYRDVVGQFQYVVETERRFYLANEVNVVRRDTEHDFYFEISMTDVWVWDIYRADRFVKAVRVLTFKDVNVEELQRREFELPEELSLDGK from the coding sequence ACCGCGAACTAGAGCTTGCGCTGTTCCGCGAGTATCGGGACGTCGTCGGCCAGTTCCAATACGTCGTCGAAACCGAGCGCAGGTTCTACCTCGCGAATGAGGTGAATGTCGTCCGTCGTGACACCGAGCACGACTTCTACTTCGAGATCTCGATGACCGACGTCTGGGTCTGGGACATCTACCGCGCTGACCGATTCGTCAAGGCAGTGCGGGTGTTGACGTTCAAGGACGTCAACGTGGAAGAGCTGCAGCGGCGCGAGTTCGAGTTGCCTGAGGAACTCTCGCTCGACGGCAAGTGA